One Canis lupus familiaris isolate Mischka breed German Shepherd chromosome 20, alternate assembly UU_Cfam_GSD_1.0, whole genome shotgun sequence genomic region harbors:
- the CAMP gene encoding cathelicidin antimicrobial peptide precursor: protein METQKDSPSLGRWSLLLLLLGLVITPAASRALSYREAVLRAVNGFNQRSSEENLYRLLQLNSQPKGDEDPNIPKPVSFTVKETVCPKTTQQPLEQCGFKDNGLVKQCEGTVILDEDTGYFDLNCDSILQVKKIDRLKELITTGGQKIGEKIRRIGQRIKDFFKNLQPREEKS, encoded by the exons ATGGAGACCCAGAAGGACAGCCCCTCCCTGGGGCGGTGGTCACTGTTGCTACTGCTGCTGGGCCTGGTGATCACTCCGGCTGCCTCCCGGGCCCTTAGCTACAGGGAGGCTGTGCTCCGTGCTGTGAATGGCTTCAACCAGCGGTCCTCGGAGGAGAATCTCTACCGTCTCCTGCAGCTGAACTCACAGCCCAAGGGA GATGAGGATCCAAACATCCCAAAGCCTGTGAGCTTCACAGTGAAGGAGACTGTGTGTCCCAAGACGACACAGCAGCCTCTGGAGCAGTGTGGTTTCAAGGACAATGGG CTGGTGAAACAGTGTGAAGGGACAGTCATCCTGGACGAGGACACGGGCTACTTTGACCTCAACTGTGATTCA ATCCTGCAAGTCAAGAAAATTGACCGGCTGAAAGAGCTCATCACGACAGGGGGGCAGAAGATTGGCGAAAAGATTAGGAGAATTGGCCAGAGaatcaaggatttttttaagaatcttcagcccagggaggaGAAGTCCTAA